One genomic window of Nakamurella panacisegetis includes the following:
- a CDS encoding serine hydrolase domain-containing protein codes for MTDSHPLPDPDSLAEALAYYASYLEFQQKLSRIPGVQAAVYARGAVELSVAFGRADVETDTALTTDHLFRIASHSKTFTATAVFQLLEAGRLRLDDTAGSLVPAVAGGPAAALTVRELLGHSSGLTRDGRDGDFWQLDRAFPDAAELLDVLAEPSATVIDANERFKYSNIAYSLLGLIIEAVTGRSYADVVTSEIVDRLGLASVGPEYDPARADRYATGYSSMQYSQQRRPIDHVDTKAMAAATGFYSTASDLVTYFSAHFRGDDRLLTDASRRQMQHVAWSVGQEDEGRYGLGLAVSKVGDREMIGHGGGYPGHITSSVVDPGAGLAVSVLTNCIDGPAQALAHAGVKIIDRAGAKPRPEPGIDPSRFAGRYASLWGVIDIALLGGRLYEIAPAAVDPTAAVAELEIVDEHTLKVIAGPGYGSFGEHYRFTFGDDGTVRSFRGGSGSTLVPLVDYVLPERISRP; via the coding sequence GTGACCGACTCGCACCCGCTACCTGATCCGGACTCGCTCGCCGAAGCGCTGGCCTACTACGCGTCGTATCTGGAGTTCCAGCAGAAGCTCAGCCGGATCCCCGGCGTCCAGGCCGCCGTGTACGCGCGGGGGGCGGTGGAGCTGTCGGTCGCGTTCGGGCGGGCCGACGTCGAAACCGACACCGCGCTGACCACGGACCATCTGTTCCGGATCGCCTCGCACTCCAAAACGTTCACCGCCACCGCCGTCTTCCAGTTGCTGGAGGCGGGCCGACTGCGGCTGGACGACACCGCCGGGTCGTTGGTTCCCGCCGTCGCGGGCGGGCCGGCCGCCGCATTGACCGTGCGGGAGCTGCTCGGCCATTCCTCGGGTCTGACCCGCGACGGCCGCGACGGCGACTTCTGGCAGCTCGACCGGGCCTTTCCGGACGCGGCCGAACTGCTCGACGTACTGGCCGAACCGTCGGCGACCGTCATCGACGCGAACGAGCGATTCAAGTACTCCAACATCGCGTACTCGTTGCTGGGTCTGATCATCGAGGCGGTGACCGGGCGAAGCTATGCAGACGTCGTGACCTCCGAAATCGTCGACCGCCTGGGCCTGGCCTCGGTCGGACCGGAGTACGACCCCGCCCGGGCCGACCGGTACGCGACCGGCTACTCCTCGATGCAGTACTCCCAGCAGCGTCGGCCGATCGATCACGTGGACACCAAGGCCATGGCGGCGGCGACCGGTTTCTACTCCACCGCCAGCGATCTCGTCACCTACTTCTCGGCTCACTTCCGCGGCGACGACCGCCTGCTGACCGATGCCTCGCGACGGCAGATGCAGCACGTGGCCTGGTCCGTCGGCCAGGAGGACGAGGGCCGGTACGGACTCGGTCTGGCCGTGTCGAAGGTGGGCGACCGGGAAATGATCGGGCACGGCGGCGGCTACCCGGGCCACATCACGTCGTCCGTGGTCGATCCGGGCGCCGGGCTGGCGGTGTCGGTACTGACCAATTGCATCGACGGCCCGGCGCAGGCACTCGCCCACGCCGGGGTCAAGATCATCGACCGGGCCGGGGCGAAGCCGCGTCCGGAGCCGGGCATCGACCCGTCCCGGTTCGCCGGCCGGTACGCGTCGCTGTGGGGCGTGATCGACATCGCCCTGCTGGGCGGGCGACTGTACGAGATCGCCCCGGCCGCAGTCGATCCCACCGCTGCGGTGGCCGAATTGGAGATCGTCGACGAACACACGTTGAAGGTGATCGCCGGGCCCGGCTACGGGTCGTTCGGCGAGCACTACCGGTTCACCTTCGGTGACGACGGGACCGTCCGTTCGTTCCGTGGCGGCAGCGGTTCGACCCTGGTGCCCCTGGTGGATTACGTTCTGCCGGAGCGTATCTCGCGGCCGTAG
- a CDS encoding ABC transporter permease, translating into MTTTQSNPSVLETTYQTTLSGADGTSGANFFRHVRALAKRSLIKTLRTPEALIDVTVQPIVFLALFTYIFGGAIAGGSTGNYLQYLLPGLLAQSIAMAGVAIGQNLNADIEKGVFDRFRSLPIARSVPLVGAVAADFVRYLILCVITLGFGYIMGFRIETGLLATLAAIALAIGFALCFCWVSVWIGMIARTAGSVQGIMFLLVLPLSFGSNTYVNPATMPGWLQAFVKVNPLSHLVSTVRGLLTGGPVTKDLLWTLGWMGVLLAVFVPLALRGYRRRA; encoded by the coding sequence GTGACCACCACCCAGTCCAACCCTTCGGTACTCGAAACCACCTACCAGACAACGCTTTCCGGCGCCGACGGTACATCCGGGGCAAATTTCTTCCGGCATGTGCGGGCGCTGGCCAAGCGCAGCCTGATCAAGACCCTGCGCACCCCGGAGGCGTTGATCGACGTCACCGTCCAACCGATCGTCTTCCTGGCCCTGTTCACCTACATCTTCGGCGGCGCCATTGCCGGCGGATCGACCGGCAACTACCTGCAGTACCTGTTGCCCGGGCTGCTGGCCCAGTCGATCGCCATGGCCGGTGTGGCCATCGGGCAGAACCTGAACGCCGACATCGAGAAGGGCGTGTTCGACCGGTTCCGCTCATTGCCGATCGCCCGCTCGGTACCGCTGGTCGGTGCGGTGGCGGCCGATTTCGTCCGCTACCTGATCCTGTGCGTGATCACTCTGGGCTTCGGCTACATCATGGGGTTCCGGATCGAAACCGGCCTGCTCGCCACATTGGCCGCGATCGCATTGGCCATCGGCTTCGCCCTCTGTTTCTGCTGGGTGTCGGTCTGGATCGGCATGATCGCCCGGACCGCCGGGTCGGTGCAGGGCATCATGTTCCTCCTCGTCCTGCCGTTGAGCTTCGGGTCCAACACCTATGTCAATCCCGCCACCATGCCCGGATGGCTTCAGGCGTTCGTCAAGGTCAACCCGCTCTCGCACTTGGTGTCGACCGTCCGCGGCCTGCTGACCGGGGGGCCGGTGACCAAGGACCTGCTCTGGACCTTGGGCTGGATGGGCGTCCTGCTGGCCGTGTTCGTCCCATTGGCCCTGCGCGGCTACCGGCGGCGCGCCTGA
- the efeO gene encoding iron uptake system protein EfeO, translating to MFTLRRDHRAATAAGLLTATALLLSACGSSSSGAPAGSTTAASAGATASGPTASGGASTSAAVSSGAAGTSAVASSASAGGTSKVSISITDAKGCTATPDTVPAGVVTFTVKNVDATGVTELELISDQRIVGERENLTPGFDSTFTVRVDGGSYQIYCPGGATEKVPFTVTGKAAAADTGDTAALLHQATIDYATYVDDQIEFLIPPVQDLLAAIKVGNLKAAQAAYAKARPFYERIEPVAESFPDLDSAIDLRIGDVEAGTPWTGFHPIEKGLFQAKSTKGLETLAAGLLANVKDLQAKAGQLAADTTAKNGKGYQPFEIANGASGLMDEVLKSKITGEEEAYSRIDLLDFEANVEGSLQAFATLQPALNKIDPTVVPAISAKFTALTKVLDTYRDPKALGGWTPYEDLTAADKTKLTNALLAVQEPLAAVSAKITR from the coding sequence ATGTTCACCCTGCGACGCGATCACCGCGCGGCCACGGCCGCCGGTTTGCTGACCGCCACCGCGCTCCTGCTCTCTGCCTGCGGGTCGAGCTCGTCCGGCGCCCCAGCGGGATCGACGACGGCCGCCTCGGCCGGTGCCACCGCCTCCGGGCCGACCGCGTCCGGCGGGGCATCGACCTCCGCGGCGGTCTCCTCCGGTGCCGCCGGGACCTCTGCGGTCGCGAGCAGTGCGTCGGCCGGCGGGACGTCCAAGGTCAGCATCAGCATCACCGACGCCAAGGGTTGTACCGCGACGCCGGACACCGTCCCGGCCGGCGTGGTCACCTTCACCGTCAAGAATGTCGACGCCACCGGCGTCACCGAACTCGAGCTGATCTCCGACCAACGCATCGTCGGGGAACGGGAGAACCTGACCCCGGGCTTCGACTCCACCTTCACGGTTCGGGTCGACGGCGGCTCTTACCAGATCTACTGCCCGGGCGGCGCGACCGAGAAGGTCCCGTTCACCGTGACCGGAAAGGCCGCCGCGGCCGACACCGGCGACACCGCCGCGTTGTTGCACCAGGCGACCATCGACTACGCGACCTACGTCGACGACCAGATCGAGTTCCTGATCCCGCCGGTGCAGGACCTCCTGGCCGCGATCAAGGTCGGGAACCTCAAGGCCGCGCAGGCCGCCTACGCCAAGGCCCGCCCGTTCTACGAGCGGATCGAACCGGTCGCCGAATCCTTCCCGGACCTGGACTCCGCGATCGATCTGCGGATCGGTGACGTCGAGGCCGGCACCCCGTGGACCGGCTTCCACCCGATCGAGAAGGGGCTGTTCCAGGCCAAGTCGACCAAGGGTCTGGAGACTCTGGCCGCCGGTCTGCTCGCCAACGTCAAGGATCTGCAGGCCAAGGCCGGTCAGCTGGCCGCGGACACGACCGCCAAGAACGGCAAGGGCTACCAGCCGTTCGAGATCGCCAACGGCGCGTCCGGCCTGATGGACGAGGTGTTGAAGTCGAAGATCACCGGGGAGGAGGAGGCCTACTCCCGTATCGACCTGCTCGACTTCGAGGCCAACGTCGAGGGTTCGCTGCAGGCGTTCGCCACGTTGCAGCCCGCGCTGAACAAGATCGACCCGACGGTCGTGCCGGCCATCTCGGCCAAGTTCACGGCGCTCACCAAGGTCCTCGACACCTACCGCGACCCGAAGGCGCTCGGCGGGTGGACGCCGTACGAGGATCTGACCGCCGCCGACAAGACCAAGCTGACCAACGCTCTGCTGGCCGTCCAGGAGCCGTTGGCCGCCGTCTCGGCCAAGATCACCCGGTGA
- a CDS encoding ATP-binding protein translates to MPEGEDPGHQPGAAGIVGESLCVIPPLGLPPADVTADRAPDYPAVRLLIERGEAVSAGWKVDESNVRAVVEIVRRLDGLPLAIELAAARLRVLPVAEIAARLGDRFRLLTGGNRAAMPRHRTLRAVVEWSWDLLSPAERLLAERLSVFPAGVTDQTAVAVCADDRLSAEEIPDLLLTLVDKSLLQVVPSATLRYRMLETIREYGVERLAERREVVAARTAHGRYFADLAVRLEPALRSRDQLRAMAVITDEQDNMAAALRFLGESGDLERAVEMALAQIWHWSATGRDSEVVAWMEFLLGLPGGAEHRWAPLMKASRVRSELSTGRGEGPTEGSERQREMRAIGDELEAMTSPSPFDALELAAPLLFFFSGDHKRAAAWTDALIDSPAPWIRATVRTMRAAFAENVGDVDSMRREVELALADFDEIGDRWGLATALDARGWIRTIDGDTQGAIEDYQRAIGYFTALGGQEDNLMAHMRLSGLYSRIGDLDAARRSLAMARDGGDCGPHMAVRELILDGVDAVLHEREGDIAGARARAAALRQQVRAREPSHWMRSHLAALTLSSTAGIALRTGDVDQAAADLVEVYPVVREIQDMPIVALVGISVAGLAAVRGHHWEAATIVGAAARLRGGDDFADPAVAWVIEKIDASGFAEFEPAYAQGKVLPIEACLAVMDPTPFV, encoded by the coding sequence GTGCCCGAAGGTGAAGATCCTGGCCACCAGCCGGGAGCCGCGGGCATCGTCGGTGAATCGCTGTGCGTGATCCCGCCGCTCGGCCTGCCGCCGGCCGACGTGACCGCCGATCGAGCGCCCGACTACCCCGCCGTGCGGTTGCTGATCGAACGGGGGGAGGCGGTCAGCGCCGGGTGGAAGGTCGACGAGTCGAACGTGCGGGCCGTGGTCGAGATCGTCCGCCGGCTGGACGGTCTGCCCCTGGCCATCGAACTGGCGGCGGCCCGCTTGCGGGTGTTGCCGGTGGCCGAGATCGCCGCTCGGCTGGGTGACCGGTTCAGGCTGTTGACCGGGGGCAATCGGGCCGCGATGCCTCGGCACCGCACGCTGCGGGCCGTCGTGGAATGGTCGTGGGACCTGCTCAGCCCGGCCGAACGCCTTCTGGCCGAGCGATTGTCGGTGTTTCCGGCCGGTGTCACCGATCAGACCGCAGTGGCTGTCTGTGCCGACGACCGGCTCTCGGCGGAGGAGATCCCCGACCTGCTACTGACGCTGGTGGACAAGTCCCTGCTGCAGGTGGTGCCGTCGGCGACGCTGCGGTACCGGATGTTGGAGACGATCCGGGAGTACGGCGTCGAGCGGCTGGCCGAGCGACGCGAAGTGGTGGCCGCCCGGACGGCGCACGGCCGGTACTTCGCCGATCTGGCGGTCCGGTTGGAGCCCGCGCTGCGATCGCGCGACCAACTGCGGGCCATGGCCGTGATCACCGACGAGCAGGACAACATGGCCGCGGCACTGCGCTTCCTCGGGGAATCCGGGGATCTGGAGCGCGCCGTCGAGATGGCGCTGGCCCAGATCTGGCACTGGAGTGCGACCGGCCGGGACAGCGAGGTCGTGGCCTGGATGGAGTTCCTGCTCGGTCTGCCCGGAGGAGCCGAGCATCGGTGGGCCCCACTGATGAAGGCGTCCCGGGTGCGGTCGGAATTGTCGACCGGGCGCGGCGAAGGCCCGACCGAGGGCAGCGAGCGGCAGCGCGAGATGCGGGCCATCGGCGACGAACTGGAGGCCATGACGTCGCCGTCCCCGTTCGACGCGCTGGAGCTGGCGGCCCCGTTGCTCTTCTTCTTCAGCGGCGATCACAAGCGGGCCGCCGCGTGGACGGACGCCCTGATCGACTCGCCGGCACCGTGGATCAGGGCCACGGTGCGGACGATGCGGGCCGCCTTCGCGGAGAACGTGGGCGACGTCGACTCGATGCGCCGCGAGGTCGAACTCGCCCTGGCCGACTTCGACGAGATCGGCGATCGGTGGGGGTTGGCCACGGCATTGGATGCGCGGGGCTGGATCCGCACCATCGACGGTGACACCCAGGGTGCGATCGAGGACTACCAGCGTGCCATCGGCTACTTCACCGCCCTCGGTGGGCAGGAGGACAACCTGATGGCCCACATGCGGCTGTCCGGGTTGTACTCGCGGATCGGAGATCTCGATGCTGCTCGCCGCAGCCTGGCCATGGCTCGCGATGGTGGCGACTGCGGCCCGCACATGGCGGTGCGAGAGTTGATCCTCGACGGAGTCGACGCCGTGCTGCACGAACGCGAGGGGGACATCGCCGGTGCTCGGGCGAGAGCGGCGGCCCTGCGGCAGCAGGTGCGGGCCCGCGAACCCTCGCATTGGATGCGCAGCCACCTGGCGGCACTGACCCTGTCCAGCACAGCCGGGATCGCCTTGCGCACCGGTGACGTCGACCAGGCGGCAGCCGATCTGGTGGAGGTGTACCCGGTGGTGCGCGAAATTCAGGACATGCCGATCGTGGCGTTGGTGGGTATCTCGGTCGCCGGCCTGGCCGCGGTCCGCGGGCACCACTGGGAAGCCGCGACCATCGTGGGGGCGGCGGCCCGGCTCCGCGGAGGGGACGATTTCGCCGATCCAGCGGTCGCCTGGGTGATCGAGAAGATCGATGCCTCCGGCTTCGCCGAATTCGAACCGGCCTACGCGCAGGGCAAGGTGCTGCCGATCGAGGCCTGCCTGGCCGTCATGGATCCGACACCCTTCGTCTAG
- a CDS encoding helix-turn-helix domain-containing protein, whose protein sequence is MSQAVDSWSKEMFAAAVCRLLRDSRRRQKLTQAQVAERTGGLISKAALANYETGHRSLRVDVLWVIAKALGENIGNLVANAERGIGYRQDADGTTPITIDIEEIRDNGDPRLGPVRRWVELQQGVRPAAGGVMTLDAGAVAALSSLMGVTAPECRAILMTVAGRFDHAGQEIARENASV, encoded by the coding sequence ATGAGCCAGGCCGTAGATTCGTGGTCCAAGGAGATGTTCGCGGCCGCCGTCTGTCGTTTGCTCCGTGACTCTCGGCGTCGGCAGAAACTGACCCAGGCCCAGGTGGCCGAACGTACCGGCGGCCTGATCTCCAAGGCGGCGCTGGCCAACTACGAAACCGGCCATCGGTCCTTGCGGGTGGATGTGCTCTGGGTGATCGCCAAGGCCCTCGGCGAGAACATCGGCAATCTGGTGGCCAACGCCGAACGCGGTATCGGGTACCGCCAGGACGCCGACGGCACGACCCCGATCACCATCGACATCGAGGAGATCCGGGACAACGGGGATCCCCGCCTCGGCCCGGTCCGGCGCTGGGTCGAACTGCAGCAGGGTGTCCGGCCGGCGGCCGGCGGGGTGATGACCTTGGATGCCGGTGCCGTCGCCGCACTCTCGTCGCTGATGGGCGTCACGGCCCCGGAGTGCCGGGCCATCCTGATGACGGTCGCCGGACGCTTCGACCATGCCGGCCAAGAGATCGCCCGCGAGAACGCCTCGGTCTGA
- the efeB gene encoding iron uptake transporter deferrochelatase/peroxidase subunit, whose product MNDNMPTGGRDDASETSGVPGSATPGESSVGGGERPGPSRRRFFGTAAATAAAALAAGGVGGYAIKASNDRDATSSGAASSATASSAAEGTGAAKPGGATSTDRSALIVPFYGVKQAGITTAQQERMMFASLDVTSTDPKDLQFLLGRWAALAARFTAGKSVSSSPDDPAAPPLDTGEALDSGPYSLTITVGLGASLFDDRFGLAGQMPAALEPLGTIPGDAVLQPALTGGDLCIQACADDPQVVFHAVRNMVRAARGTAVLRWSQLGFGRASATGAGQTTPRNLMGFKDGTNNIHADDVPATSEHVWVGDETDQAWMKGGSYLVARKIRMEIESWDTDDLDDQEKIFGRTKVNGDPLSGGTEFTPIDFDKKAADGTPVIDVRSHVRLASPEANGGVRILRRGYNYTDGQDPETGKLAAGLFFISYQRNPHTQFKVLQSRLGASDLLNEYIAHVGGGIWACPPGVTAAGDWYAKSLFRAI is encoded by the coding sequence ATGAACGACAACATGCCCACCGGCGGCCGGGACGATGCGTCCGAGACGTCCGGCGTTCCCGGCTCCGCCACCCCCGGCGAATCCAGCGTCGGCGGGGGTGAGCGACCCGGTCCGAGCCGACGGCGATTCTTCGGCACGGCCGCCGCGACCGCCGCCGCCGCGCTGGCCGCCGGTGGGGTCGGCGGTTACGCGATCAAGGCGTCCAACGACCGCGACGCCACGTCGTCCGGCGCTGCGTCGTCCGCCACTGCGTCGTCCGCCGCCGAAGGCACGGGCGCGGCGAAGCCGGGCGGGGCGACCAGCACGGACCGGTCGGCGCTGATCGTCCCCTTCTACGGCGTGAAACAGGCCGGGATCACCACGGCGCAGCAGGAGCGAATGATGTTCGCCTCGCTCGACGTCACCAGCACCGATCCGAAGGACCTGCAGTTCCTTCTCGGCCGATGGGCCGCCCTGGCCGCGCGGTTCACCGCGGGAAAGTCCGTGAGTTCATCGCCCGACGACCCGGCGGCGCCCCCGCTGGACACCGGCGAGGCGCTGGATTCCGGTCCCTATTCGCTGACCATCACGGTCGGACTCGGGGCCAGCCTGTTCGACGACCGGTTCGGATTGGCCGGCCAGATGCCGGCCGCACTGGAGCCCCTCGGCACCATTCCGGGTGACGCCGTCCTGCAACCGGCGCTGACCGGCGGCGACCTCTGCATCCAGGCCTGTGCCGACGATCCGCAGGTGGTGTTCCACGCGGTCCGCAACATGGTCAGGGCGGCCCGCGGCACCGCCGTCCTGAGGTGGTCCCAACTGGGTTTCGGCCGTGCCTCGGCGACGGGCGCCGGCCAGACCACGCCGCGCAACCTGATGGGCTTCAAGGACGGCACGAACAACATCCACGCCGACGACGTACCGGCCACGTCGGAGCACGTCTGGGTCGGGGACGAGACCGACCAGGCTTGGATGAAGGGCGGCTCGTACCTGGTGGCCCGAAAGATCCGGATGGAGATCGAGTCGTGGGACACGGACGACCTGGACGACCAGGAGAAGATCTTCGGACGGACGAAGGTCAACGGTGATCCCCTCAGCGGCGGCACCGAGTTCACCCCGATCGACTTCGACAAGAAGGCCGCCGACGGCACGCCGGTGATCGATGTGCGGTCGCACGTCCGTTTGGCGTCGCCCGAAGCGAACGGCGGCGTACGGATCCTGCGTCGGGGCTACAACTACACCGACGGGCAGGACCCGGAGACGGGAAAGCTCGCGGCCGGTCTCTTCTTCATCTCCTATCAGCGGAACCCACACACCCAGTTCAAGGTCCTGCAGTCCCGGCTGGGGGCATCGGACCTGCTCAACGAGTACATAGCCCACGTCGGCGGCGGCATCTGGGCCTGCCCGCCGGGCGTGACGGCAGCCGGTGACTGGTACGCGAAGTCGCTCTTCAGGGCCATCTGA
- a CDS encoding AfsR/SARP family transcriptional regulator, with protein sequence MQQPGRIQIGILGPLRVAVAGRPVEIAGSRVRRLLVRLAADAGRTVSVGELLDAVWPDHEELPDGATNALQSLVSRLRRALGDPSLVVARPGGYRLAVERNDVDGYRFTDLAADGRRELRAGRPEAALTTLESALELWQGNPLTDADDAEYAGAVIARLGEQRIQAAGDLFDAHIALGRAADVVAPLEELAAGDSSPEAFTGRLMTALAAAGRTADALAAYERLRERLADELGVDPDPRLQAQHLALLRGQTATVATDTERAGDPPPTRRATNIPTALTSFIGREAELERLGDLLDHGRLTTIIGPGGAGKTRLSAQVASAWVDRCHDGVWMIELAPVTDEVNIPQAVLGALGLKEVKLLDRRGDGSPRDAADRLFETLRDADTLLVVDNCEHLIAALATWVDEVLARCPKVKILATSREPRASSVNRCA encoded by the coding sequence GTGCAGCAGCCAGGTCGGATCCAGATCGGGATCCTCGGCCCTCTACGGGTGGCCGTGGCCGGCCGACCGGTGGAGATCGCCGGGTCCCGGGTGCGGCGGCTGCTCGTGCGCCTGGCTGCCGACGCGGGACGCACGGTATCGGTCGGCGAGCTGCTCGACGCGGTCTGGCCGGATCACGAGGAACTCCCCGATGGCGCGACGAATGCCTTGCAGTCGTTGGTGTCCCGGCTCCGTCGGGCACTGGGCGACCCCAGCCTTGTCGTCGCTCGCCCCGGCGGTTATCGCCTCGCCGTCGAGCGGAACGACGTCGACGGCTATCGGTTCACCGACCTGGCCGCGGACGGGCGCCGGGAACTGCGGGCCGGCCGGCCGGAGGCTGCCCTGACCACGCTGGAGTCGGCGCTGGAATTGTGGCAGGGCAACCCCCTGACCGACGCCGACGATGCGGAGTACGCCGGCGCGGTCATCGCCCGGCTCGGGGAGCAGCGCATCCAGGCCGCCGGTGATCTCTTCGACGCCCACATCGCACTCGGTCGCGCGGCCGACGTGGTCGCGCCGCTGGAGGAGCTGGCCGCCGGAGACTCCTCGCCGGAGGCGTTCACCGGCCGCCTGATGACGGCGCTGGCCGCCGCCGGACGGACGGCCGATGCCCTGGCCGCCTACGAGCGGCTGCGCGAACGCCTGGCCGACGAACTCGGGGTCGACCCCGATCCTCGCCTGCAGGCGCAACACCTGGCCCTGTTGCGAGGCCAGACAGCAACGGTCGCAACCGATACCGAACGGGCCGGGGATCCGCCGCCGACTCGACGGGCGACCAACATACCGACCGCGCTGACCAGCTTCATCGGCCGGGAAGCCGAGCTGGAACGACTCGGTGACCTGCTGGACCACGGCCGGCTGACCACCATCATCGGTCCCGGTGGCGCCGGCAAGACCCGGTTGTCGGCGCAGGTCGCCTCGGCCTGGGTGGACCGGTGTCACGACGGCGTCTGGATGATCGAACTGGCGCCGGTCACCGATGAGGTCAACATCCCCCAGGCGGTGCTCGGCGCGCTGGGCCTCAAGGAAGTGAAGCTGCTGGACCGACGGGGCGACGGCAGCCCCCGGGACGCGGCCGACCGGTTGTTCGAGACATTGCGGGACGCGGACACGCTGCTGGTCGTCGACAACTGTGAGCACCTGATCGCCGCGCTGGCCACGTGGGTCGACGAGGTGCTGGCCCGGTGCCCGAAGGTGAAGATCCTGGCCACCAGCCGGGAGCCGCGGGCATCGTCGGTGAATCGCTGTGCGTGA
- the efeU gene encoding iron uptake transporter permease EfeU yields the protein MLATLVIGLREGLEAALIVGIIAAFLKQSGRTDALKKMWAGVIVAVLLCLAVGIVLQSVNSSLPQRQQEMLECVVAAIAVVMVSYMVLWMRAHSRSLKADLHRAAGGALASGSATALVVMAFLAVFREGFETAVFLLAAFQSAVSPVQAASGAVVGIVVAVGLGYLIYRGGVRLNLSRFFRITGAVLVLVAAGLVVSTFRAAYEAGWLTVGQQHAVSLSLIARPGTIQESLLTGVLGIRSSMPVIEVLAYLLYVVPMLAVVLWPAGRALTGRALGRLLAGVAAPALVVAAGLILLAPSAPSTAPAALTVNLTTAGTDPATGAASGGTTTGQLTATVSGSNSTAGLTGALAGTSALQISGHSTVGGVSAARYTGAPITTGSAGTALPESLTLKQVAALGDGRMPIGLSTNGSSNGTVRAAYTDTTTPTVTIDPTSGVVLEVEATRVRTLTVTSASGATFPVGTIATTTITTAADSVSQQVLAVGRFTGRQADHQVLGEVMPGLLVVFAIVLGGFAAPHLLRRKPTAAPLSPTAGRHETLSPVSAGSPEST from the coding sequence ATGCTGGCGACGCTCGTGATCGGCCTGCGCGAGGGCCTCGAGGCAGCGCTCATCGTGGGCATCATCGCCGCGTTCCTGAAGCAGAGTGGTCGCACGGACGCGCTGAAGAAGATGTGGGCCGGTGTCATCGTCGCCGTGCTGCTGTGTCTGGCCGTCGGGATCGTCCTGCAGAGCGTCAACTCCTCGCTGCCCCAGCGTCAGCAGGAGATGTTGGAGTGCGTGGTCGCCGCGATCGCGGTCGTCATGGTGTCCTACATGGTCCTGTGGATGCGGGCCCATTCCCGGAGCCTCAAGGCCGACCTGCACCGGGCGGCCGGCGGCGCCCTGGCCAGCGGCAGCGCGACGGCGCTGGTGGTGATGGCCTTCCTGGCCGTGTTCCGCGAAGGGTTCGAGACGGCCGTCTTCCTGCTGGCCGCGTTCCAGTCGGCGGTTTCGCCGGTCCAGGCGGCCAGCGGAGCGGTGGTCGGAATCGTCGTCGCGGTGGGCCTGGGCTACTTGATCTACCGCGGCGGCGTCCGTCTGAACCTGTCCAGATTCTTCCGGATCACCGGCGCGGTCCTGGTCCTGGTCGCCGCCGGCCTGGTGGTCAGTACGTTCCGGGCCGCCTACGAGGCGGGATGGCTCACGGTCGGGCAGCAGCACGCGGTGTCGCTGTCCCTGATCGCCCGGCCCGGCACGATCCAGGAGTCGCTCCTCACCGGCGTGCTCGGAATCCGTTCCTCGATGCCGGTCATCGAGGTCCTGGCCTACCTGCTCTACGTGGTGCCCATGCTGGCCGTCGTGTTGTGGCCGGCCGGACGGGCGCTGACCGGACGGGCGCTGGGCCGACTGCTCGCCGGGGTGGCCGCCCCCGCACTGGTCGTCGCCGCCGGGTTGATCCTGCTGGCCCCGTCGGCGCCGTCCACGGCGCCGGCCGCGCTGACCGTGAACCTGACCACCGCCGGCACCGATCCGGCCACCGGAGCCGCGTCCGGCGGCACCACCACGGGTCAGCTGACCGCCACCGTCTCGGGGTCGAACAGCACGGCCGGGCTGACCGGCGCGTTGGCCGGGACGTCGGCCCTGCAGATCTCCGGTCACAGCACGGTCGGCGGGGTGTCGGCCGCCCGGTACACCGGGGCGCCGATCACCACCGGGAGCGCCGGGACCGCGCTCCCGGAGAGCTTGACGCTGAAGCAGGTGGCGGCCCTCGGTGACGGGCGGATGCCGATCGGGCTGTCGACCAACGGCAGCTCGAACGGCACCGTGCGGGCGGCGTACACCGACACGACCACGCCGACCGTGACGATCGATCCGACCAGCGGCGTCGTGCTCGAGGTCGAAGCCACCCGGGTGCGCACGCTCACGGTGACCAGTGCCTCCGGCGCGACCTTCCCGGTCGGCACCATCGCGACGACGACCATCACGACCGCCGCCGATTCGGTCTCCCAGCAGGTCCTTGCGGTTGGCCGCTTCACCGGTCGGCAGGCCGACCACCAGGTCCTGGGTGAGGTGATGCCCGGTCTGCTGGTCGTGTTCGCGATCGTTCTCGGTGGATTCGCGGCTCCACACCTGTTGCGCCGCAAGCCGACCGCTGCCCCGTTGTCGCCGACGGCGGGCCGTCACGAGACGTTGTCGCCGGTTTCGGCCGGTTCCCCCGAGAGCACCTGA